A single window of Mangifera indica cultivar Alphonso chromosome 18, CATAS_Mindica_2.1, whole genome shotgun sequence DNA harbors:
- the LOC123201536 gene encoding UDP-glycosyltransferase 86A1 isoform X2 — MENNSNDQNNPHILMIPYPLQGHVIPFVHLAIKLASNGFAITFINTLFIHHQITRAHSHDGTHDIFSQARKSGLDIRYTTVSDGFPLGFDRSLNHDQFMEGLLHVLPAHIDQLVRDIVEMNPEVSCFVSDTFFVWSSMIANKYNLVNISFWTEPALVFTLYYHMDLLRIHGHFDSAAIEPKDLMSYLQAADTKTVVHRIIYKAFEDVRKVDFIICNTVQELESETISALQKKHPVFAIGPIFPSGFTKSIVATSLWSESECTQWLNTKPHSSVLYVSFGSYAHASKEDMQEIALGLLVSEVNFIWVLRPDIVSSDETQFLPVDFEENIKGRGLIVPWCCQIDVISHPAIGGFLTHCGWNSILESIWCNIPLLCFPLLTDQFTNRKLVVDDWKIGINLCDNKPITGENVRENIHRLMSGKSSEEWRKNVSGMRNILENALSKDGSSDKNFNQFINDMKVKILKKRIA; from the exons ATGGAAAACAACAGTAATGACCAGAACAACCCTCATATTCTGATGATCCCTTACCCTCTCCAAGGCCACGTAATCCCTTTTGTTCATCTGGCCATCAAGCTTGCCTCCAACGGCTTCGCCATCACCTTCATCAACACTCTTTTCATTCATCACCAAATAACCAGAGCCCACTCCCACGACGGCACCCATGACATCTTTTCCCAAGCACGTAAATCTGGCCTTGACATACGCTACACAACTGTTAGCGACGGTTTTCCACTTGGGTTCGACCGATCCCTCAACCACGACCAGTTCATGGAGGGCCTTCTCCATGTATTACCTGCACATATCGATCAACTTGTGAGAGATATAGTGGAAATGAACCCCGAAGTTTCTTGCTTCGTCTCTGATACTTTCTTTGTTTGGTCATCCATGATTGCCAACAAGTATAACCTTGTTAATATTTCGTTTTGGACTGAACCAGCTTTGGTTTTTACCTTGTATTATCACATGGACCTGCTCAGAATCCATGGCCATTTTGATTCAGCGG CAATAGAGCCAAAGGATCTGATGTCATATCTGCAAGCAGCCGATACTAAAACGGTGGTGCACCGAATAATATACAAGGCATTTGAAGACGTAAGAAAAGTTGATTTTATCATATGCAACACAGTGCAAGAGCTGGAGTCAGAAACCATTTCAGCTTTACAAAAAAAGCATCCAGTTTTCGCTATTGGACCCATTTTCCCAAGTGGGTTCACCAAGAGCATCGTGGCTACAAGCCTCTGGTCCGAGTCCGAGTGCACACAATGGCTCAACACAAAGCCTCATAGCTCAGTTTTGTATGTGTCATTTGGCAGCTATGCACATGCAAGTAAGGAAGATATGCAGGAGATAGCACTAGGGCTTTTGGTCAGTGAAGTGAATTTCATTTGGGTGCTTCGCCCTGATATCGTTAGTTCTGATGAAACCCAATTCCTGCCCgttgattttgaagaaaatatCAAAGGTCGAGGGTTGATTGTTCCATGGTGTTGCCAGATTGATGTGATTTCACATCCAGCAATTGGAGGGTTTTTAACTCATTGTGGCTGGAATTCGATATTGGAAAGTATATGGTGCAATATTCCATTGTTGTGTTTTCCTCTGCTGACTGATCAATTCACTAATAGAAAATTAGTGGTTGACGATTGGAAGATTGGAATTAATCTTTGTGACAATAAACCGATCACAGGAGAGAACGTAAGGGAGAATATCCATCGTCTGATGAGTGGAAAATCAAGTGAAGAATGGAGGAAGAATGTAAGTGGGATGAGAAATATATTAGAGAATGCATTGTCCAAAGATGGATCATCAGACAAAAATTTCAACCAATTCATCAACGATATGAAGGTCAAAATTCTAAAGAAACGCATAGCTTAA
- the LOC123201536 gene encoding UDP-glycosyltransferase 86A1 isoform X1 encodes MENNSNDQNNPHILMIPYPLQGHVIPFVHLAIKLASNGFAITFINTLFIHHQITRAHSHDGTHDIFSQARKSGLDIRYTTVSDGFPLGFDRSLNHDQFMEGLLHVLPAHIDQLVRDIVEMNPEVSCFVSDTFFVWSSMIANKYNLVNISFWTEPALVFTLYYHMDLLRIHGHFDSADNRKDTIDYIPGVAAIEPKDLMSYLQAADTKTVVHRIIYKAFEDVRKVDFIICNTVQELESETISALQKKHPVFAIGPIFPSGFTKSIVATSLWSESECTQWLNTKPHSSVLYVSFGSYAHASKEDMQEIALGLLVSEVNFIWVLRPDIVSSDETQFLPVDFEENIKGRGLIVPWCCQIDVISHPAIGGFLTHCGWNSILESIWCNIPLLCFPLLTDQFTNRKLVVDDWKIGINLCDNKPITGENVRENIHRLMSGKSSEEWRKNVSGMRNILENALSKDGSSDKNFNQFINDMKVKILKKRIA; translated from the exons ATGGAAAACAACAGTAATGACCAGAACAACCCTCATATTCTGATGATCCCTTACCCTCTCCAAGGCCACGTAATCCCTTTTGTTCATCTGGCCATCAAGCTTGCCTCCAACGGCTTCGCCATCACCTTCATCAACACTCTTTTCATTCATCACCAAATAACCAGAGCCCACTCCCACGACGGCACCCATGACATCTTTTCCCAAGCACGTAAATCTGGCCTTGACATACGCTACACAACTGTTAGCGACGGTTTTCCACTTGGGTTCGACCGATCCCTCAACCACGACCAGTTCATGGAGGGCCTTCTCCATGTATTACCTGCACATATCGATCAACTTGTGAGAGATATAGTGGAAATGAACCCCGAAGTTTCTTGCTTCGTCTCTGATACTTTCTTTGTTTGGTCATCCATGATTGCCAACAAGTATAACCTTGTTAATATTTCGTTTTGGACTGAACCAGCTTTGGTTTTTACCTTGTATTATCACATGGACCTGCTCAGAATCCATGGCCATTTTGATTCAGCGG ACAATCGAAAGGACACAATTGATTATATTCCTGGAGTTGCAGCAATAGAGCCAAAGGATCTGATGTCATATCTGCAAGCAGCCGATACTAAAACGGTGGTGCACCGAATAATATACAAGGCATTTGAAGACGTAAGAAAAGTTGATTTTATCATATGCAACACAGTGCAAGAGCTGGAGTCAGAAACCATTTCAGCTTTACAAAAAAAGCATCCAGTTTTCGCTATTGGACCCATTTTCCCAAGTGGGTTCACCAAGAGCATCGTGGCTACAAGCCTCTGGTCCGAGTCCGAGTGCACACAATGGCTCAACACAAAGCCTCATAGCTCAGTTTTGTATGTGTCATTTGGCAGCTATGCACATGCAAGTAAGGAAGATATGCAGGAGATAGCACTAGGGCTTTTGGTCAGTGAAGTGAATTTCATTTGGGTGCTTCGCCCTGATATCGTTAGTTCTGATGAAACCCAATTCCTGCCCgttgattttgaagaaaatatCAAAGGTCGAGGGTTGATTGTTCCATGGTGTTGCCAGATTGATGTGATTTCACATCCAGCAATTGGAGGGTTTTTAACTCATTGTGGCTGGAATTCGATATTGGAAAGTATATGGTGCAATATTCCATTGTTGTGTTTTCCTCTGCTGACTGATCAATTCACTAATAGAAAATTAGTGGTTGACGATTGGAAGATTGGAATTAATCTTTGTGACAATAAACCGATCACAGGAGAGAACGTAAGGGAGAATATCCATCGTCTGATGAGTGGAAAATCAAGTGAAGAATGGAGGAAGAATGTAAGTGGGATGAGAAATATATTAGAGAATGCATTGTCCAAAGATGGATCATCAGACAAAAATTTCAACCAATTCATCAACGATATGAAGGTCAAAATTCTAAAGAAACGCATAGCTTAA
- the LOC123201540 gene encoding cell division cycle protein 48 homolog has protein sequence MSNQAESSDSKGTKRDFSTAILDRKKAPNRLVVDEAINDDNSVVSLHPDTMEKLQLFRGDTILIKGKKRKDTICIALADDTCDEPKIRMNKVVRSNLRVRLGDVVSVHQCPDVKYGKRVHILPVDDTIEGVTGNLFDAYLKPYFLEAYRPVRKGDLFLVRGGMRSVEFKVIETDPAEYCVVAPDTEIFCEGEPVSREDENRLDEVGYDDVGGVRKQMAQIRELVELPLRHPQLFKSIGVKPPKGILLYGPPGSGKTLIARAVANETGAFFFCINGPEIMSKLAGESESNLRKAFEEAEKNAPSIIFIDELDSIAPKREKTHGEVERRIVSQLLTLMDGLKSRAHVIVIGATNRPNSIDPALRRFGRFDREIDIGVPDEIGRLEVLRIHTKNMKLSDDVDLERIAKDTHGYVGADLAALCTEAALQCIREKMDVIDLEDETIDAEVLNSMAVTDEHFKTALGTSNPSALRETVVEVPNVSWEDIGGLENVKRELQETVQYPVEHPEKFEKFGMSPSKGVLFYGPPGCGKTLLAKAIANECQANFISVKGPELLTMWFGESEANVREIFDKARQSAPCVLFFDELDSIATQRGGSVGDAGGAADRVLNQLLTEMDGMSAKKTVFIIGATNRPDIIDPALLRPGRLDQLIYIPLPDEDSRHQIFKACLRKSPVSKDVDLRALAKYTQGFSGADITEICQRACKYAIRENIEKDIERERKRRDNPEAMEEDVEDEVAEIKAAHFEESMKYARRSVSDADIRKYQAFAQTLQQSRGFGSEFRFSEAGTGADGSDPFAATAGVADDDDLYS, from the exons ATGTCTAACCAAGCCGAGTCTTCCGATTC tAAGGGAACCAAGAGAGATTTTAGTACGGCAATTTTGGACCGGAAGAAGGCGCCGAACCGTCTCGTCGTTGATGAAGCCATAAACGACGATAACTCTGTCGTTTCGCTTCATCCCGATACCATGGAGAAGCTCCAGCTCTTTCGCGGTGACACAATCTTGATCAAG ggaaagaaaaggaaagataCTATCTGTATTGCTCTTGCTGATGATACATGTGATGAACCAAAGATAAGGATGAACAAGGTGGTGAGGTCGAACTTGAGGGTTAGGCTTGGAGATGTTGTTTCCGTTCACCAGTGTCCTGATGTCAAATATGGAAAGCGTGTGCACATATTACCTGTGGATGACACAATTGAAGGGGTCACCGGAAATCTCTTTGATGCATATTTGAAAC CTTATTTTCTGGAGGCATACCGTCCGGTGAGGAAAGGTGATCTATTCCTTGTTAGAGGAGGAATGAGAAGTGTAGAGTTCAAGGTTATTGAGACTGACCCTGCTGAGTACTGTGTGGTTGCCCCTGATACTGAGATCTTCTGTGAAGGAGAGCCAGTTAGCAGGGAGGATGAAAATAGATTAGATGAAGTTGGTTATGATGATGTCGGTGGAGTTAGAAAGCAGATGGCTCAGATTCGAGAATTAGTGGAGCTGCCATTGAGGCATCCACAGCTCTTCAAGTCAATTGGTGTGAAGCCACCAAAAGGAATCTTGCTTTATGGACCTCCTGGATCTGGGAAGACACTAATTGCCCGTGCTGTTGCTAATGAAACTGGTGCTTTCTTCTTCTGTATCAATGGGCCTGAGATCATGTCAAAATTGGCTGGGGAGAGTGAAAGTAATCTTAGGAAAGCTTTTGAGGAGGCAGAAAAAAATGCaccttcaattatttttattgatgagTTAGATTCAATTGCTCCCAAGCGAGAGAAAACTCATGGGGAAGTTGAGAGGAGAATAGTCTCCCAGCTTTTGACACTCATGGATGGATTGAAGTCACGTGCACATGTGATTGTTATTGGGGCTACAAATCGTCCCAACAGCATTGACCCAGCTCTGAGAAGGTTTGGAAGATTTGACAGAGAAATAGACATTGGAGTACCGGATGAAATTGGGCGTCTTGAGGTTCTCCGTATCCACACAAAGAACATGAAGCTTTCTGATGAT GTTGATTTGGAAAGAATTGCAAAGGACACGCATGGTTATGTTGGTGCCGATCTAGCAGCTCTCTGTACTGAGGCGGCTCTTCAGTGCATCAGGGAGAAGATGGATGTGATTGACTTGGAAGATGAGACAATAGATGCTGAGGTACTCAATTCTATGGCAGTGACAGATGAACACTTCAAGACTGCGCTTGGAACAAGCAATCCATCAGCTTTACGAGAAACT GTGGTTGAAGTGCCCAATGTCAGTTGGGAGGATATTGGAGGACTTGAGAATGTTAAGAGGGAGCTCCAAGAG ACTGTTCAATATCCAGTGGAGCATCCCgagaaatttgagaaatttgGAATGTCACCCTCAAAGGGAGTCCTTTTCTATGGTCCGCCTGGATGTGGTAAAACCCTTCTGGCCAAAGCTATAGCCAATGAATGTCAGGCTAATTTTATCAGTGTCAAGGGCCCTGAACTACTTACTATGTGGTTTGGAGAGAGTGAGGCCAATGTACGAGAAATCTTTGACAAGGCCCGACAGTCTGCTCCTTGTGTCCTGTTCTTTGATGAACTTGACTCAATTGCTACCCAG AGGGGAGGCAGTGTAGGAGATGCTGGTGGTGCAGCTGATAGGGTTTTGAACCAGCTCCTGACTGAGATGGATGGTATGTCTGCAAAGAAGACTGTCTTCATTATTGGGGCCACTAACAGACCAGACATCATTGATCCTGCACTTCTGCGTCCTGGCCGTCTTGACCAGTTAATTTATATCCCTCTCCCTGATGAGGATTCACGTCACCAAATATTCAAGGCTTGCTTGAGAAAATCACCAGTTTCCAAAGATGTTGACCTCAGAGCACTTGCCAAGTATACTCAAGGCTTCAGTGGTGCAGATATTACAGAAATATGCCAACGAGCATGCAAATATGCCATCAGAGAGAATATTGAGAAA GATATTGAGAGGGAGAGGAAGAGAAGGGATAACCCAGAGGCAATGGAGGAGGATGTGGAAGATGAAGTGGCAGAAATCAAAGCAGCCCATTTTGAGGAATCAATGAAATATGCGCGTAGAAGTGTCAGCGATGCTGACATACGGAAATACCAGGCATTTGCTCAAACTTTGCAGCAATCAAGAGGGTTTGGATCCGAATTTAGGTTTTCAGAAGCTGGAACAGGTGCTGATGGATCAGATCCTTTTGCCGCAACTGCTGGTGTGGCGGATGACGATGACCTTTACAGTTAA